Proteins encoded together in one Onychomys torridus chromosome 1, mOncTor1.1, whole genome shotgun sequence window:
- the Tmem80 gene encoding transmembrane protein 80 — MAAVRPGRGSFKVLSSVPLQMLFHVSGLYYALYFLATFLMIAYKSQVFSYPCNYLVLDLLLLLLMGILEVARLYLGTKGNLTEAEVPLTASLAFTALSGLLSVHFLLWQTLVLWMDSVLSTILLVLHGLEAGLQVVVIADFIR, encoded by the exons ATGGCGGCTGTGCGGCCAG GGAGAGGCTCCTTCAAGGTG CTCTCGTCAGTTCCTCTTCAGATGCTGTTTCACGTCAGTGGGCTATACTATGCCCTGTACTTCCTAGCTACATTCCTGATGATTGCATATAAAA GTCAGGTTTTCAGCTATCCTTGTAACTATCTGGTCCTGGATCTGCTCCTCTTGCTTCTGATGGGGATTCTTGAAGTAGCTCGGCTATACCTAG GCACGAAAGGCAACCTGACCGAGGCTGAAGTGCCACTGACTGCCAGCCTGGCATTCACTGCACTCAGTGGCCTCCTTTCTGTTCACTTCCTGCTCTGGCAGACCTTGGTACTGTGGATGGACTCGGTCCTCAGCACCATTCTCCTGGTGCTGCATGGGCTGGAGGCTGGCTTGCAGGTGGTGGTCATTGCTGACTTCATCAGGTAG